From a region of the Dictyostelium discoideum AX4 chromosome 2 chromosome, whole genome shotgun sequence genome:
- a CDS encoding hypothetical protein (Similar to Dictyostelium discoideum (Slime mold). cGMP-specific phosphodiesterase), whose amino-acid sequence MAKVSNYNNNNNNNNNNNNNNNNNNNYNQNSNNNINSNNNDKFNNRLKCLNCCRLGHTKANWWINNNNNNKDNSYNNNKINNIRDEEDVDLNGDDTFNDSNNDNSPSRGSINAIGENQEKLEKQNQMVISEKDCQENTSSKSIFSSNISIYRKGVKFIWNDKLCEYEINDKT is encoded by the exons atggcCAAAGT tagcaattataataataataataataataataataataataataataataataataataataacaattataatcaaaacagcaacaataatattaattctaataacaatgataaatttaataatagattAAAATGCTTAAATTGTTGTAGATTAGGCCACACAAAAGCAAATTGGtggattaataataataataataataaagataatagttataacaataataaaattaataatatcagagatgaagaagatgtagatttaaatggtgatgACACCTTTAATGACagcaataatgataatagtcCATCTCGTGGTTCAATCAATGCAATTGGAG aaaaccAAGAAAAGTTAGagaaacaaaatcaaatggtTATTAGTGAAAAAGACTGTCAGGAGAATACATCGTCAAAATCAATATTCTCATCCAATATATCAATATATAGAAAAGGTGTTAAATTCATTTGGAATGATAAATTATGCGaatatgaaattaatgacAAAACATAA